The Ancylothrix sp. D3o genomic sequence CAGTTAGAGGAATTAGCAGAGGCGTTGCTAGATTTTTCAAATGAGGCTGATTTAGTTAATTGGTTGCAGCAAATTTCTGAGGAAGCACCGGCGGAATAATTCAGCTAATTTTGACTCTCTAAAATTTCTTTAATTCGCTTTTTGAATTCCCGAACCGCCGAACGCTGTCCTAGGGTTTTACTTTGCTCAATAAAACCGGCCACTTCCGCCACCGGCAAAAAGGGAAACGCCAGGCTTTTTTCTGAGGGTTGATATTCGCCTTCTATGAGTTGATAAATTTCCAGCTTTTGATTGCGATATCGCCACAATTCAGGAACTCCCAAAGAAGCATAAATGGTGAATTTGTTCAGAGAAGAACTGGTAAAATCTGACTCTATTGCTAAATCAGGCGGGGGGTCTGCCGGTAAATTAATGTCATCTTTAGCTCTGACTAAAGCTTCATTTTGAATATAAAAGCAGCTATCAGGCTCGATAAAACGGCTTAAATCTTCGCGTTTTAAACTCAAAGCACCGGCTTTCATTACCTCAATTTCTAATTCATCAGCTATGGCTTCAATAAAGCTTTCTAATAACCCTTTAGGAATTTCATGCTGTATAAGTGGCATCCTGATTTCTAACACTCCTCTATCGTAAGCAAATCTGGTGGCGCGGTCTTCGCCTACCTCTGCTAATAATGCCATAAAAGTTTGCCAACTAACTCCCATTAAAACCACTGTTTTTGGAGAGTCAATTTGCTGTACTTCTGGATTTGGTACTGCTGTTACCATTTTACCGGCCCTCGGTAATTTTTAAGATTTTATTTATTTATTATAACCCCAAAAGCTGTAAAATTAAAAGCAAACCAAAGGAAAATTTAATCTCATGGTATTAGCCTTAACAAAATGGGAAACAAGCAGCGCTCCTGCTGTGGCAATTGAACCCACAGAACAGCAAACAATAGCAGTATTTTGGGGGGCAATTATTCCAGCGATTCCCGATTTAATATCCCTGGAAATTGCCCGCACCGGCATGAGTTATGACACAGCATTAAATCAACTTTTAGAAACCCAAAAACGCTGGATAAAACAACTACATGGAGAAAGCCGGTTTAGCCTTTCCCTACGCCTAATCACCACCGGCAACCCAGAGGAAAATTTAATCTTTGGCATCCT encodes the following:
- a CDS encoding Uma2 family endonuclease; the protein is MVTAVPNPEVQQIDSPKTVVLMGVSWQTFMALLAEVGEDRATRFAYDRGVLEIRMPLIQHEIPKGLLESFIEAIADELEIEVMKAGALSLKREDLSRFIEPDSCFYIQNEALVRAKDDINLPADPPPDLAIESDFTSSSLNKFTIYASLGVPELWRYRNQKLEIYQLIEGEYQPSEKSLAFPFLPVAEVAGFIEQSKTLGQRSAVREFKKRIKEILESQN